In Nomia melanderi isolate GNS246 chromosome 4, iyNomMela1, whole genome shotgun sequence, the following are encoded in one genomic region:
- the AlaRS-m gene encoding alanine--tRNA ligase, mitochondrial isoform X1 has product MKRKMNFVLSTRLFSSNTSSSIKKSSKLIRNEFLDYFQESLGHTFIRSSPVTPLNDDSIAFVNAGMNQFKGIFLNHYDPPMMKVTNSQKCIRISGKHNDLNIVGNDTYHHTFFEMLGNWSFGDYFKKEACIYAWDLLTKHYGIKKNSLYVTYFGGSEQLGLEPDLECKDIWLNIGVAKDRILPFGIQDNFWEMGICGPCGPCTEIHIDHKKQELNQSMRVNKGYSDLTELWNIVFIQYERLTDGTIIPLQKHHVDTGMGFERLVALLQEKNSNYDTDLFQPLFKSIEIYTKAPAYTGQFSNDHNSIDSGYRILADHSRMITVALADGTIPEENKKLRKIIRKAIDIGEKVFKKEKILSELSYTVAENLGDVYPELQTNLKKVQKIIEFEEELFEKLRKTSGKEWKKITEMRPELSLVTDWTAPGLLHGYKYLQSIVQDLKATRTLPGHVAFKLYDTYGLSNETVAELADIESLHFDKKDFQNHLQNVKYQSKYGLHKSNNIIIQKFVKLLQQNCVPKTDDTFKYEYVWVGNNYQFPTIKSKIIGMIVNDNLILDNKNNITSEDIKLNEEDEIGILLDKTLCYSVEGGQGSDYGTICINGLIFHTNNVQKFANYVIHFGKFACSNLKNLNEKIKIGDNCTVSINSNHRKGLMQHHTAAHLLNVIMKQILPVAYPRSSSVLSHFLRFQFNSFGEKLSVEQLKIIEIFINNVIEANVFVKTKILNFSELLAENFVTLTPGTIYPYTNIRLVEIDTSNLRSKEACCGTHVHKTGILEHFCLLDYDQKATTNFTVKGVVGSFARSARMAGENVQRKILKLKHKLKNEKIEYDTFKSISEEIKNEINNVSKKRPIPYLVKIECLKQIKDLDKDALIQAKEAEMSALTLNIKGTNSDSYIVHCLQQNPMYLSLHEIISFYSNIPIMIILYHNDTIKARCSVPQEIICDTFNARAWIKVVIEIFNAEYGSIRGSNPLLVASMKSTNVPKLSSESLVLNAVSAAKNFAFTNIKNI; this is encoded by the exons AtgaagagaaaaatgaattttgtattatcGACACGATTGTTTAGTTCCAATACTTCCAGTTCTATTAAAAAGAGTTCAAAGTTAATCAGAAATGAATTTTTGGATTATTTTCAAGAAAGTTTGGGACATACTTTTATCCGATCAAGTCCTGTTACACCACTCAATGATGATTCAATTGCATTTGTTAATGCCGGCATGAATCAA tttaagGGAATTTTTTTGAACCATTATGATCCACCTATGATGAAAGTTACAAATTCTCAGAAATGTATTAGAATTAGTGGAAAGCACAATGATCTAAATATTGTTGGAAATGATACGTATCATCatacattttttgaaatgttaGGGAATTGGTCTTTTGGAGATTATTTTAAG aaagaAGCATGCATTTATGCTTGGGATCTATTGACAAAGCATTATGGAATTAAGAAAAACTCTTTATACGTAACATATTTTGGTGGAAGTGAACAGCTAGGATTAGAACCAGATTTAGAGTGTAAAGACATTTGGTTAAATATTGGTGTTGCCAAAGATAGAATTTTGCCATTTGGTATACAAGATAATTTTTGGGAAATGGGTATTTGTGGGCCTTGTGGACCTTGTACAGAAATACATATAGACCATAAAAAACAAGAATTAAATCAATCCATGCGAGTCAATAAAGGCTATTCAGATCTCACAGAATTATGgaacatagtttttatacaatatGAACG attaaCAGATGGTACAATAATACCTCTACAAAAGCATCATGTGGATACTGGTATGGGATTTGAAAGATTAGTTGCATTATTACaggaaaaaaattcaaattatgaCACAGATCTTTTCCAACCACTTTTCAAAAGTATTGAGATATACACAAAAGCGCCAGCTTATACAGGACAATTTTCTAATGATCACAATAGTATTGATAGTGGATATAGGATATTAGCAGATCATAGTAGAATGATTACTGTTGCTTTAGCAGATGGAACAATACCAGAGGAAAA taagaaacttagaaaaataataagaaaagctATTGATATAGGTGAGAAGGTATTTAAGAAAGAAAAGATACTTTCAGAACTTTCATATACTGTAGCAGAGAATTTGGGCGATGTTTATCCAGAATTACAGACGAATCTTAAAAAG gtacaaaaaataatagaatttgaagaagagttatttgaaaaattaaggaAAACGTCTGGAAAAGAATGGAAGAAAATCACTGAAATGAGACCTGAATTATCATTAGTTACTGATTGGACAGCTCCTGGTTTACTACATGGATATAAATATCTGCAAAGTATAGTTCAAGATTT GAAAGCAACTAGAACATTACCAGGGCATGTGGCTTTTAAGTTGTATGACACATATGGTTTAAGCAATGAAACAGTAGCTGAACTTGCAGACATTGAATCTTTACATTTTGACAAAAAAGATTTCCAAAATCACttacaaaatgttaaatatcaatcaaaatatggactacataaaagtaataacataattatacaGAAATTCGTAAAATTATTGCAACAAAATTGTGTACCTAAAACTGATGACacatttaaatatgaatatgttTGGGTTGGAAATAATTACCAGTTTCCtacaattaaaagtaaaattataggAATGATCGTAAATg ataatttaatattggacaataagaataatattacaagTGAAGACATTAAGTTGAATGAAGAAGATGAAATTGGAATTCTATTGGATAAAACATTGTGTTATTCAGTTGAAGGTGGACAAGGATCAGATTATGGGACTATTTGtataaatggtttaattttCCATACAAATAATGTGCAAAAATTTGCAAATTATGTTATACATTTTGGCAAATTTGCATGCAGCAATTTAAA AAACttaaatgaaaagataaaaattggaGACAATTGTACAGTATCCATCAATTCTAATCATAGAAAAGGATTAATGCAACATCATACCGCTGCACATTTGTTGAATGTAATTATGAAGCAAATTTTACCTGTTGCTTACCCACGCAGTTCTTCAGttctttcacattttttaagatttcaatttaattcttttGGAGAAAAACTCTCCGTTgagcaattaaaaataattgaaatatttataaataatgttatagaggctaatgtttttgttaaaacaaaaatattaaatttttctgagTTATTGGCAGAGAACTTCGTAACACTAACGCCAGGAACCATTTATCCTTACACAAATATTCGACTTGTGGAAATCGATACTTCTAACTTAAGATCAAA GGAAGCATGTTGTGGCACACATGTACATAAAACTGGAATATTGGAACACTTTTGTTTGCTAGATTACGATCAAAAAGCAACGACAAACTTTACTGTTAAGGGAGTTGTAGGATCATTTGCTAGATCTGCTAGAATGGCAGGTGAGAATGTACAAAGGAAAATTTTGAAGTTAaaacataaattgaaaaatgagaagATTGAATATGACACATTTAAATCAATTAGTgaggaaataaaaaatgaaataaataatgttagtAAAAAAAGGCCAATACCATATCttgttaaaattgaatgtttgaagCAAATAAAAGATTTAGATAAGGATGCTTTGATACAAGCAAAAGAAGCAGAAAT gTCTGCTTTAACTTTGAATATCAAAGGTACAAATTCAGATTCCTATATCGTTCACTGCTTGCAACAAAATCCTATGTATTTATCACTTCATGAAATTATATCTTTCTATTCAAATATTCCcataatgattattttatatcacAATGACACAATAAAAGCACGCTGTTCTGTGCCCCAG GAAATTATATGTGACACTTTTAATGCACGAGCATGGATAAAAgtagttattgaaattttcaatgcaGAATATGGTTCAATCAGAGGCTCTAATCCATTATTGGTTGCTAGTATGAAATCAACAAATGTGCCAAAACTCTCTTCAGAATCTTTAGTGCTTAATGCAGTTAGTGCAGCTAAAAATTTTgcatttacaaatataaaaaacatataa
- the AlaRS-m gene encoding alanine--tRNA ligase, mitochondrial isoform X2, protein MNQFKGIFLNHYDPPMMKVTNSQKCIRISGKHNDLNIVGNDTYHHTFFEMLGNWSFGDYFKKEACIYAWDLLTKHYGIKKNSLYVTYFGGSEQLGLEPDLECKDIWLNIGVAKDRILPFGIQDNFWEMGICGPCGPCTEIHIDHKKQELNQSMRVNKGYSDLTELWNIVFIQYERLTDGTIIPLQKHHVDTGMGFERLVALLQEKNSNYDTDLFQPLFKSIEIYTKAPAYTGQFSNDHNSIDSGYRILADHSRMITVALADGTIPEENKKLRKIIRKAIDIGEKVFKKEKILSELSYTVAENLGDVYPELQTNLKKVQKIIEFEEELFEKLRKTSGKEWKKITEMRPELSLVTDWTAPGLLHGYKYLQSIVQDLKATRTLPGHVAFKLYDTYGLSNETVAELADIESLHFDKKDFQNHLQNVKYQSKYGLHKSNNIIIQKFVKLLQQNCVPKTDDTFKYEYVWVGNNYQFPTIKSKIIGMIVNDNLILDNKNNITSEDIKLNEEDEIGILLDKTLCYSVEGGQGSDYGTICINGLIFHTNNVQKFANYVIHFGKFACSNLKNLNEKIKIGDNCTVSINSNHRKGLMQHHTAAHLLNVIMKQILPVAYPRSSSVLSHFLRFQFNSFGEKLSVEQLKIIEIFINNVIEANVFVKTKILNFSELLAENFVTLTPGTIYPYTNIRLVEIDTSNLRSKEACCGTHVHKTGILEHFCLLDYDQKATTNFTVKGVVGSFARSARMAGENVQRKILKLKHKLKNEKIEYDTFKSISEEIKNEINNVSKKRPIPYLVKIECLKQIKDLDKDALIQAKEAEMSALTLNIKGTNSDSYIVHCLQQNPMYLSLHEIISFYSNIPIMIILYHNDTIKARCSVPQEIICDTFNARAWIKVVIEIFNAEYGSIRGSNPLLVASMKSTNVPKLSSESLVLNAVSAAKNFAFTNIKNI, encoded by the exons ATGAATCAA tttaagGGAATTTTTTTGAACCATTATGATCCACCTATGATGAAAGTTACAAATTCTCAGAAATGTATTAGAATTAGTGGAAAGCACAATGATCTAAATATTGTTGGAAATGATACGTATCATCatacattttttgaaatgttaGGGAATTGGTCTTTTGGAGATTATTTTAAG aaagaAGCATGCATTTATGCTTGGGATCTATTGACAAAGCATTATGGAATTAAGAAAAACTCTTTATACGTAACATATTTTGGTGGAAGTGAACAGCTAGGATTAGAACCAGATTTAGAGTGTAAAGACATTTGGTTAAATATTGGTGTTGCCAAAGATAGAATTTTGCCATTTGGTATACAAGATAATTTTTGGGAAATGGGTATTTGTGGGCCTTGTGGACCTTGTACAGAAATACATATAGACCATAAAAAACAAGAATTAAATCAATCCATGCGAGTCAATAAAGGCTATTCAGATCTCACAGAATTATGgaacatagtttttatacaatatGAACG attaaCAGATGGTACAATAATACCTCTACAAAAGCATCATGTGGATACTGGTATGGGATTTGAAAGATTAGTTGCATTATTACaggaaaaaaattcaaattatgaCACAGATCTTTTCCAACCACTTTTCAAAAGTATTGAGATATACACAAAAGCGCCAGCTTATACAGGACAATTTTCTAATGATCACAATAGTATTGATAGTGGATATAGGATATTAGCAGATCATAGTAGAATGATTACTGTTGCTTTAGCAGATGGAACAATACCAGAGGAAAA taagaaacttagaaaaataataagaaaagctATTGATATAGGTGAGAAGGTATTTAAGAAAGAAAAGATACTTTCAGAACTTTCATATACTGTAGCAGAGAATTTGGGCGATGTTTATCCAGAATTACAGACGAATCTTAAAAAG gtacaaaaaataatagaatttgaagaagagttatttgaaaaattaaggaAAACGTCTGGAAAAGAATGGAAGAAAATCACTGAAATGAGACCTGAATTATCATTAGTTACTGATTGGACAGCTCCTGGTTTACTACATGGATATAAATATCTGCAAAGTATAGTTCAAGATTT GAAAGCAACTAGAACATTACCAGGGCATGTGGCTTTTAAGTTGTATGACACATATGGTTTAAGCAATGAAACAGTAGCTGAACTTGCAGACATTGAATCTTTACATTTTGACAAAAAAGATTTCCAAAATCACttacaaaatgttaaatatcaatcaaaatatggactacataaaagtaataacataattatacaGAAATTCGTAAAATTATTGCAACAAAATTGTGTACCTAAAACTGATGACacatttaaatatgaatatgttTGGGTTGGAAATAATTACCAGTTTCCtacaattaaaagtaaaattataggAATGATCGTAAATg ataatttaatattggacaataagaataatattacaagTGAAGACATTAAGTTGAATGAAGAAGATGAAATTGGAATTCTATTGGATAAAACATTGTGTTATTCAGTTGAAGGTGGACAAGGATCAGATTATGGGACTATTTGtataaatggtttaattttCCATACAAATAATGTGCAAAAATTTGCAAATTATGTTATACATTTTGGCAAATTTGCATGCAGCAATTTAAA AAACttaaatgaaaagataaaaattggaGACAATTGTACAGTATCCATCAATTCTAATCATAGAAAAGGATTAATGCAACATCATACCGCTGCACATTTGTTGAATGTAATTATGAAGCAAATTTTACCTGTTGCTTACCCACGCAGTTCTTCAGttctttcacattttttaagatttcaatttaattcttttGGAGAAAAACTCTCCGTTgagcaattaaaaataattgaaatatttataaataatgttatagaggctaatgtttttgttaaaacaaaaatattaaatttttctgagTTATTGGCAGAGAACTTCGTAACACTAACGCCAGGAACCATTTATCCTTACACAAATATTCGACTTGTGGAAATCGATACTTCTAACTTAAGATCAAA GGAAGCATGTTGTGGCACACATGTACATAAAACTGGAATATTGGAACACTTTTGTTTGCTAGATTACGATCAAAAAGCAACGACAAACTTTACTGTTAAGGGAGTTGTAGGATCATTTGCTAGATCTGCTAGAATGGCAGGTGAGAATGTACAAAGGAAAATTTTGAAGTTAaaacataaattgaaaaatgagaagATTGAATATGACACATTTAAATCAATTAGTgaggaaataaaaaatgaaataaataatgttagtAAAAAAAGGCCAATACCATATCttgttaaaattgaatgtttgaagCAAATAAAAGATTTAGATAAGGATGCTTTGATACAAGCAAAAGAAGCAGAAAT gTCTGCTTTAACTTTGAATATCAAAGGTACAAATTCAGATTCCTATATCGTTCACTGCTTGCAACAAAATCCTATGTATTTATCACTTCATGAAATTATATCTTTCTATTCAAATATTCCcataatgattattttatatcacAATGACACAATAAAAGCACGCTGTTCTGTGCCCCAG GAAATTATATGTGACACTTTTAATGCACGAGCATGGATAAAAgtagttattgaaattttcaatgcaGAATATGGTTCAATCAGAGGCTCTAATCCATTATTGGTTGCTAGTATGAAATCAACAAATGTGCCAAAACTCTCTTCAGAATCTTTAGTGCTTAATGCAGTTAGTGCAGCTAAAAATTTTgcatttacaaatataaaaaacatataa
- the AlaRS-m gene encoding alanine--tRNA ligase, mitochondrial isoform X3, protein MMKVTNSQKCIRISGKHNDLNIVGNDTYHHTFFEMLGNWSFGDYFKKEACIYAWDLLTKHYGIKKNSLYVTYFGGSEQLGLEPDLECKDIWLNIGVAKDRILPFGIQDNFWEMGICGPCGPCTEIHIDHKKQELNQSMRVNKGYSDLTELWNIVFIQYERLTDGTIIPLQKHHVDTGMGFERLVALLQEKNSNYDTDLFQPLFKSIEIYTKAPAYTGQFSNDHNSIDSGYRILADHSRMITVALADGTIPEENKKLRKIIRKAIDIGEKVFKKEKILSELSYTVAENLGDVYPELQTNLKKVQKIIEFEEELFEKLRKTSGKEWKKITEMRPELSLVTDWTAPGLLHGYKYLQSIVQDLKATRTLPGHVAFKLYDTYGLSNETVAELADIESLHFDKKDFQNHLQNVKYQSKYGLHKSNNIIIQKFVKLLQQNCVPKTDDTFKYEYVWVGNNYQFPTIKSKIIGMIVNDNLILDNKNNITSEDIKLNEEDEIGILLDKTLCYSVEGGQGSDYGTICINGLIFHTNNVQKFANYVIHFGKFACSNLKNLNEKIKIGDNCTVSINSNHRKGLMQHHTAAHLLNVIMKQILPVAYPRSSSVLSHFLRFQFNSFGEKLSVEQLKIIEIFINNVIEANVFVKTKILNFSELLAENFVTLTPGTIYPYTNIRLVEIDTSNLRSKEACCGTHVHKTGILEHFCLLDYDQKATTNFTVKGVVGSFARSARMAGENVQRKILKLKHKLKNEKIEYDTFKSISEEIKNEINNVSKKRPIPYLVKIECLKQIKDLDKDALIQAKEAEMSALTLNIKGTNSDSYIVHCLQQNPMYLSLHEIISFYSNIPIMIILYHNDTIKARCSVPQEIICDTFNARAWIKVVIEIFNAEYGSIRGSNPLLVASMKSTNVPKLSSESLVLNAVSAAKNFAFTNIKNI, encoded by the exons ATGATGAAAGTTACAAATTCTCAGAAATGTATTAGAATTAGTGGAAAGCACAATGATCTAAATATTGTTGGAAATGATACGTATCATCatacattttttgaaatgttaGGGAATTGGTCTTTTGGAGATTATTTTAAG aaagaAGCATGCATTTATGCTTGGGATCTATTGACAAAGCATTATGGAATTAAGAAAAACTCTTTATACGTAACATATTTTGGTGGAAGTGAACAGCTAGGATTAGAACCAGATTTAGAGTGTAAAGACATTTGGTTAAATATTGGTGTTGCCAAAGATAGAATTTTGCCATTTGGTATACAAGATAATTTTTGGGAAATGGGTATTTGTGGGCCTTGTGGACCTTGTACAGAAATACATATAGACCATAAAAAACAAGAATTAAATCAATCCATGCGAGTCAATAAAGGCTATTCAGATCTCACAGAATTATGgaacatagtttttatacaatatGAACG attaaCAGATGGTACAATAATACCTCTACAAAAGCATCATGTGGATACTGGTATGGGATTTGAAAGATTAGTTGCATTATTACaggaaaaaaattcaaattatgaCACAGATCTTTTCCAACCACTTTTCAAAAGTATTGAGATATACACAAAAGCGCCAGCTTATACAGGACAATTTTCTAATGATCACAATAGTATTGATAGTGGATATAGGATATTAGCAGATCATAGTAGAATGATTACTGTTGCTTTAGCAGATGGAACAATACCAGAGGAAAA taagaaacttagaaaaataataagaaaagctATTGATATAGGTGAGAAGGTATTTAAGAAAGAAAAGATACTTTCAGAACTTTCATATACTGTAGCAGAGAATTTGGGCGATGTTTATCCAGAATTACAGACGAATCTTAAAAAG gtacaaaaaataatagaatttgaagaagagttatttgaaaaattaaggaAAACGTCTGGAAAAGAATGGAAGAAAATCACTGAAATGAGACCTGAATTATCATTAGTTACTGATTGGACAGCTCCTGGTTTACTACATGGATATAAATATCTGCAAAGTATAGTTCAAGATTT GAAAGCAACTAGAACATTACCAGGGCATGTGGCTTTTAAGTTGTATGACACATATGGTTTAAGCAATGAAACAGTAGCTGAACTTGCAGACATTGAATCTTTACATTTTGACAAAAAAGATTTCCAAAATCACttacaaaatgttaaatatcaatcaaaatatggactacataaaagtaataacataattatacaGAAATTCGTAAAATTATTGCAACAAAATTGTGTACCTAAAACTGATGACacatttaaatatgaatatgttTGGGTTGGAAATAATTACCAGTTTCCtacaattaaaagtaaaattataggAATGATCGTAAATg ataatttaatattggacaataagaataatattacaagTGAAGACATTAAGTTGAATGAAGAAGATGAAATTGGAATTCTATTGGATAAAACATTGTGTTATTCAGTTGAAGGTGGACAAGGATCAGATTATGGGACTATTTGtataaatggtttaattttCCATACAAATAATGTGCAAAAATTTGCAAATTATGTTATACATTTTGGCAAATTTGCATGCAGCAATTTAAA AAACttaaatgaaaagataaaaattggaGACAATTGTACAGTATCCATCAATTCTAATCATAGAAAAGGATTAATGCAACATCATACCGCTGCACATTTGTTGAATGTAATTATGAAGCAAATTTTACCTGTTGCTTACCCACGCAGTTCTTCAGttctttcacattttttaagatttcaatttaattcttttGGAGAAAAACTCTCCGTTgagcaattaaaaataattgaaatatttataaataatgttatagaggctaatgtttttgttaaaacaaaaatattaaatttttctgagTTATTGGCAGAGAACTTCGTAACACTAACGCCAGGAACCATTTATCCTTACACAAATATTCGACTTGTGGAAATCGATACTTCTAACTTAAGATCAAA GGAAGCATGTTGTGGCACACATGTACATAAAACTGGAATATTGGAACACTTTTGTTTGCTAGATTACGATCAAAAAGCAACGACAAACTTTACTGTTAAGGGAGTTGTAGGATCATTTGCTAGATCTGCTAGAATGGCAGGTGAGAATGTACAAAGGAAAATTTTGAAGTTAaaacataaattgaaaaatgagaagATTGAATATGACACATTTAAATCAATTAGTgaggaaataaaaaatgaaataaataatgttagtAAAAAAAGGCCAATACCATATCttgttaaaattgaatgtttgaagCAAATAAAAGATTTAGATAAGGATGCTTTGATACAAGCAAAAGAAGCAGAAAT gTCTGCTTTAACTTTGAATATCAAAGGTACAAATTCAGATTCCTATATCGTTCACTGCTTGCAACAAAATCCTATGTATTTATCACTTCATGAAATTATATCTTTCTATTCAAATATTCCcataatgattattttatatcacAATGACACAATAAAAGCACGCTGTTCTGTGCCCCAG GAAATTATATGTGACACTTTTAATGCACGAGCATGGATAAAAgtagttattgaaattttcaatgcaGAATATGGTTCAATCAGAGGCTCTAATCCATTATTGGTTGCTAGTATGAAATCAACAAATGTGCCAAAACTCTCTTCAGAATCTTTAGTGCTTAATGCAGTTAGTGCAGCTAAAAATTTTgcatttacaaatataaaaaacatataa